A portion of the Gigantopelta aegis isolate Gae_Host chromosome 10, Gae_host_genome, whole genome shotgun sequence genome contains these proteins:
- the LOC121384310 gene encoding uncharacterized protein LOC121384310 isoform X3: MHLVNGVSCWHHPIPKDVPVLGCGCHPRAAGAWSIVHGSSDLVTLGKSCDCRIMAPQLVGYSSTSLSGLQHPDGHPSLDLRQSRHLEKLILLSPTTQIQFMRLNPAMNMHPPTPSKVRSLIDRSSQQHVYCGLLF; encoded by the exons ATGCACCTGGTGAACGGTGTGAGTTGCTGGCATCATCCGATTCCTAAGGATGTACCGGTCTtgggctgcggttgtcaccctcgggcggccggtgcgtggtcgatcgttcacggatccagtgatttggtgacgttggGAAAGTCGTGCGACTGTCGAATAATGGCACCCCAATTGGTTGGCTACAGCAGTACGagtctgtccggcttgcaacatcccgatggccatccctcgctggacttgcgtcagtcgcggcatttgGAAAAATTGATTCTGTTGTCTCCCACCACTCAAATTcaatttatgcgattaaatccag CAATGAAtatgcacccacccaccccaagtaaGGTCCGGTCACTGATCGATCGCAGCAGTCAGCAGCATGTGTATTGTGGTCTGCTCTTCTAG